The following are encoded in a window of Flavobacterium sp. WC2421 genomic DNA:
- the gcvP gene encoding aminomethyl-transferring glycine dehydrogenase encodes MKTDSFALRHLGPRENDLPKMLETIGVETLDQLIFETIPTDIRLKKPLELEHIMTEYEYANHIRLLGRTNKVYTSYIGLGYHPTIVPPAIQRNIFENPGWYTAYTPYQAEIAQGRLEAILNFQTMVIELTGMEIANASLLDESTAAAEAMALLYDVRLRDQKKNNVCKFFVSEEILPQTLSVLQTRSAPIGVELVIGNHQEFDFSEEFFGAILQYPGKYGQVYDYADFIKKANDNEIKVAVAADILSLVKLTPPGEMGAAVVVGTTQRFGIPMGYGGPHAAYFATKEEYKRSMPGRIIGVSQDANGNRALRMALQTREQHIKREKATSNICTAQVLLSVMAGMFAVYHGPKGLKYIANKVHSAAATLAEALNQLGVFQTNTAFFDTIVVKADAQKVKTIAEKNEVNFYYIDNETISISVNETILSSDINQVIAIFAEAVGKEAFEVSEYVLENNYPMLLNRTSEFLTHEVFNKYHSETIMMRYIKKLERKDLSLNHSMIALGSCTMKLNAAAEMLPLSMPYWNTIHPFAPLDQVEGYTKMLKKLEHQLNVITGFAGTTLQPNSGAQGEYAGLMTIRAYHQSRGDEKRTICLIPASAHGTNPASAAMAGMKIIVTKTMENGNIDVEDVREKAIQYKDELSCLMVTYPSTHGVFESAIREITQIIHDNGGLVYMDGANMNAQVGLTNPATIGADVCHLNLHKTFAIPHGGGGPGVGPICVNEKLVPFLPTNPLVKVGGEKGITAISGAPYGSALVCLISYGYICMLGAEGITNATKYAILNANYMKARLEEHYPILYSGEKGRAAHEMILDCRGFKVKGIEVSDIAKRLMDYGFHAPTVSFPVAGTLMIEPTESEDVGELDRFCDAMIAIRKEIEESSVEEPNNVLKNAPHTLAMLTADTWVLPYSREKAAYPLEYVAENKFWPSVRRVDETYGDRNLVCSCAPIEAYM; translated from the coding sequence ATGAAAACAGACTCATTTGCTTTAAGACACTTAGGCCCAAGGGAAAACGATTTACCAAAAATGTTAGAAACCATAGGTGTTGAAACTTTAGATCAGTTAATATTCGAAACTATTCCTACTGACATTCGATTAAAGAAACCGTTGGAATTGGAGCATATTATGACTGAATATGAATATGCAAATCACATTCGGTTATTAGGTCGTACTAACAAAGTGTATACATCCTATATTGGTTTAGGGTACCACCCTACCATTGTCCCTCCAGCAATTCAAAGAAATATTTTTGAAAACCCAGGATGGTATACCGCTTACACACCATACCAAGCCGAAATTGCTCAAGGTCGTCTTGAAGCTATTTTGAATTTTCAAACCATGGTTATTGAATTAACGGGAATGGAAATTGCAAACGCCTCTTTACTTGATGAAAGTACCGCTGCAGCTGAAGCCATGGCTTTGTTATACGATGTTCGATTAAGAGATCAAAAGAAAAATAATGTATGTAAATTCTTCGTTTCTGAAGAGATTTTACCACAAACATTATCCGTTTTACAAACGCGTTCTGCTCCCATTGGTGTAGAATTAGTGATAGGAAATCACCAAGAATTTGATTTCTCAGAAGAGTTTTTTGGAGCTATTTTACAATATCCAGGAAAATACGGTCAAGTATATGATTATGCTGACTTCATCAAAAAAGCAAATGATAACGAAATAAAAGTAGCGGTTGCTGCCGATATTTTATCACTAGTAAAGCTAACGCCTCCAGGTGAAATGGGAGCTGCAGTAGTAGTAGGAACAACACAACGTTTTGGAATACCAATGGGTTATGGTGGACCACATGCTGCTTATTTTGCAACAAAAGAAGAGTACAAACGTTCTATGCCAGGAAGAATCATTGGAGTTTCGCAAGATGCTAATGGGAACCGCGCTTTACGTATGGCATTGCAAACACGTGAACAACATATTAAGCGTGAGAAAGCAACTTCAAACATTTGTACTGCTCAAGTATTATTATCAGTTATGGCTGGAATGTTTGCAGTATATCACGGTCCAAAAGGATTAAAATACATTGCTAATAAAGTCCATTCTGCTGCTGCAACTTTAGCTGAGGCTTTAAATCAATTAGGTGTTTTTCAAACCAACACAGCTTTTTTTGATACTATAGTAGTAAAAGCAGATGCTCAAAAAGTAAAAACTATTGCCGAAAAGAATGAGGTAAACTTCTATTATATCGATAATGAAACGATTTCTATCTCAGTAAATGAGACCATTTTATCATCTGATATTAATCAAGTAATTGCCATTTTTGCTGAAGCAGTAGGAAAAGAAGCTTTTGAAGTTTCGGAATATGTTTTAGAGAACAATTATCCGATGCTTTTAAACAGAACATCGGAATTCTTAACGCATGAGGTATTCAACAAATACCATTCGGAAACGATTATGATGCGTTATATCAAAAAATTAGAACGTAAAGATTTATCATTAAATCATTCGATGATCGCTTTGGGTTCTTGTACTATGAAATTGAATGCAGCTGCTGAAATGTTACCATTAAGTATGCCGTATTGGAATACTATCCATCCATTTGCACCTTTAGATCAAGTTGAAGGGTACACTAAAATGCTTAAAAAATTAGAGCATCAATTAAATGTGATTACTGGTTTTGCAGGAACTACATTACAACCTAACTCTGGAGCCCAAGGCGAATATGCCGGTTTAATGACTATTCGCGCGTACCACCAATCAAGAGGCGATGAGAAAAGAACTATTTGTTTGATTCCTGCGTCGGCTCACGGAACAAACCCTGCATCGGCAGCAATGGCTGGAATGAAAATTATCGTGACCAAAACAATGGAAAATGGTAATATTGATGTAGAAGATGTTAGAGAAAAAGCGATTCAATACAAAGATGAATTGTCTTGTTTAATGGTAACATATCCATCTACTCACGGTGTTTTTGAAAGTGCTATTAGAGAAATCACTCAAATTATTCACGATAACGGTGGACTAGTTTACATGGATGGTGCTAATATGAATGCTCAAGTAGGTTTAACAAATCCAGCTACTATTGGCGCTGACGTTTGTCACTTGAACTTGCATAAAACATTCGCAATTCCTCACGGAGGTGGTGGACCAGGTGTAGGACCTATTTGTGTAAACGAAAAATTAGTCCCGTTTTTACCAACAAACCCATTAGTAAAAGTAGGTGGTGAAAAAGGAATTACTGCTATATCTGGAGCGCCTTATGGATCAGCTTTAGTTTGCTTGATCTCTTATGGATACATTTGTATGTTAGGTGCTGAAGGAATTACTAATGCAACTAAATATGCTATCCTGAACGCTAACTACATGAAAGCGCGTTTAGAAGAGCACTACCCTATCTTATATTCTGGTGAAAAAGGAAGAGCAGCTCACGAAATGATTCTAGACTGCAGAGGTTTCAAAGTAAAAGGTATCGAAGTATCTGATATTGCAAAACGTTTAATGGATTATGGTTTTCATGCTCCAACTGTTTCTTTCCCAGTGGCTGGAACGTTAATGATTGAACCAACAGAATCAGAAGATGTAGGAGAATTGGATCGTTTTTGTGACGCTATGATAGCCATTCGTAAAGAAATTGAAGAATCTTCTGTCGAAGAACCAAACAATGTATTGAAAAACGCACCACATACTTTAGCAATGCTTACTGCTGACACATGGGTATTACCTTATTCAAGAGAAAAAGCAGCATATCCTTTAGAATATGTAGCGGAGAATAAATTTTGGCCAAGTGTTCGTCGTGTAGATGAAACCTATGGGGATAGAAATTTAGTTTGTAGTTGTGCGCCAATCGAAGCGTATATGTAA
- a CDS encoding DUF1501 domain-containing protein, translating to MRRRNFIQITSTASVLSLFPSEVFALFKSAGMTTCPDVISKKIVLIQLSGANDGLNTIIPINQYDTYASLRPNIKLNNIGAPNGIINLDSTLALTDQVGLHPSLTGFKSLYDSGFMRVIQGVGYPFQNKSHFKSTDLWLTGGDGTTANNSLTSGWIGRFLEHYYSNFLTSNFPLGIQLGNSDNSLGFYGEVEHNMSLNITGQSPSGFYSVVNGLGGSPPTAIPKSEYGDLIQFIINNDAATNTYAQTISNSFNTGSNSIPYPNTTLANQLKTVARFISGGLQTKVYLVKLGGFDTHNLQVAANDTTHLGAHAALLTQLSEAVNAFIIDLNNQNLGNDVVSVTFSEFGRKAGENASLGTDHGEIAPVFVFGNSITPGISGTNVNLSEAVAANGYQIKTVQHDYRRVFSTILQDWFGTSNQTLDLSFYNYTNNTGFSNNKIANLIKSQYVVTPSCYTNSTLSINVFEKPAEAIVYPNPASELITINLHNKNEIYSASLFSLDGKLIAKFNNPQIGNQYSINVQNIPSGFYFLKIETDKGSLSKKIIIRR from the coding sequence ATGAGAAGAAGAAATTTTATCCAAATAACTTCTACGGCTAGTGTATTGTCATTATTTCCCTCCGAAGTTTTCGCCCTTTTCAAATCAGCTGGAATGACTACCTGTCCTGATGTGATCTCTAAAAAAATCGTTTTAATTCAATTATCTGGCGCCAACGATGGTTTAAACACAATTATACCCATTAACCAGTATGATACTTATGCTTCGCTGCGCCCTAACATCAAACTCAATAATATTGGCGCTCCAAATGGGATCATTAATTTGGACTCCACATTAGCGCTTACGGATCAAGTTGGTTTGCACCCTTCATTGACTGGCTTCAAATCCTTGTACGACAGTGGATTCATGAGAGTCATTCAAGGTGTTGGCTATCCATTTCAAAATAAATCCCATTTTAAATCAACTGACTTATGGCTAACAGGTGGTGATGGAACAACAGCAAACAACTCTTTAACAAGCGGTTGGATTGGTCGTTTTTTAGAACATTACTATTCTAATTTTCTAACATCAAATTTCCCCTTAGGGATTCAGCTCGGGAACAGCGACAATTCTTTAGGTTTCTATGGTGAAGTAGAACACAACATGTCCTTAAATATTACGGGACAATCTCCATCTGGATTCTATTCAGTTGTAAATGGATTAGGAGGAAGTCCTCCTACTGCGATTCCAAAATCAGAATACGGTGATTTAATTCAATTCATCATTAATAATGATGCTGCTACAAATACTTATGCTCAGACTATATCCAACTCCTTTAATACAGGTTCAAATTCAATACCCTACCCAAATACAACATTGGCAAATCAACTAAAAACTGTAGCCCGATTTATTTCTGGAGGCCTTCAAACTAAAGTTTATTTAGTTAAACTAGGAGGATTTGACACTCATAACTTACAGGTTGCAGCAAATGACACCACACATTTAGGAGCACATGCAGCACTCTTAACTCAATTATCAGAAGCAGTCAATGCTTTTATTATTGATTTAAATAATCAAAATTTAGGAAATGATGTAGTTTCGGTTACCTTTTCTGAATTTGGAAGAAAAGCGGGTGAAAACGCAAGTTTAGGAACTGATCATGGAGAAATTGCACCTGTATTTGTTTTTGGCAATTCAATAACCCCAGGTATTTCGGGAACAAATGTGAATCTCTCAGAGGCAGTTGCAGCCAACGGATACCAAATTAAAACCGTGCAACATGATTATAGAAGAGTATTTAGTACTATTCTTCAAGATTGGTTTGGAACAAGCAATCAAACATTGGATTTAAGCTTTTATAATTACACCAATAATACTGGTTTTTCAAATAATAAAATTGCCAATTTGATAAAATCCCAATATGTCGTTACCCCTTCTTGTTATACTAATAGTACTTTATCAATAAATGTATTTGAAAAACCAGCTGAGGCAATAGTATATCCTAACCCTGCCTCAGAATTAATCACTATTAATCTACATAACAAGAATGAAATTTATTCAGCATCCTTATTTTCATTAGACGGAAAACTAATTGCTAAATTTAACAATCCACAAATAGGGAATCAGTATTCAATTAATGTTCAAAATATCCCCTCTGGATTCTACTTTTTAAAAATCGAAACCGATAAGGGTTCATTATCAAAAAAAATAATTATTAGAAGATAG
- the purE gene encoding 5-(carboxyamino)imidazole ribonucleotide mutase gives MKVAIIMGSISDMPVMQEAIEILKGFEIETEVDIVSAHRTPEKLFDFSKNAHTRGISVIIAGAGGAAHLPGMVASMSPLPVIGVPVKSSNSIDGWDSILSILQMPGGVPVATVALNGAKNAGILAAQIIGSHDAAILEKVIQYKTGLKDAVIIASESLLKK, from the coding sequence ATGAAAGTAGCTATAATCATGGGAAGTATCTCAGATATGCCCGTAATGCAAGAAGCCATTGAAATCTTAAAAGGATTTGAAATAGAAACAGAAGTCGATATCGTTTCGGCACATAGAACACCTGAGAAACTTTTTGATTTTAGTAAAAATGCACATACTCGTGGTATTTCAGTAATTATTGCTGGTGCTGGTGGTGCCGCACATTTACCTGGAATGGTTGCTTCAATGTCTCCATTACCTGTAATTGGGGTTCCTGTAAAATCAAGTAATTCTATTGATGGCTGGGACAGCATTCTTTCTATTTTACAAATGCCAGGTGGCGTTCCCGTAGCAACTGTTGCACTTAACGGTGCAAAAAACGCAGGAATACTAGCTGCTCAAATTATTGGAAGTCATGATGCTGCTATTTTAGAAAAAGTAATCCAATATAAAACAGGATTAAAAGATGCCGTAATCATAGCATCCGAAAGTTTACTTAAAAAATAA
- a CDS encoding M3 family metallopeptidase — protein MKVLTSKFNTKYDTAPFSKIKNEDYLPAFLEGIALAKAEIDAIVQNNDTPTFQNTIEALDFSGYTLDRLSSIFFNLNSAETNDEMQKIAQEVSPLLSDFGNDITLNADLFAKVKAIYEQKDNLNLNPEQSTLLDKKYKGFSRNGANLPEDKKILLREIDKELSKTSLKFGENVLAETQGFQLHIIDESDLSGLPEGTIEAARSLAKSQDSDGWIFTLDYPSYVPFVTYSDKRELRKKMAIAFGAKGFQNNEFDNQENVLKIAKLRFDRAQLLGYATHAHFVLEERMAESPEKVKSFSHDLLAKAKPAALKEFAELSAFAKKLDGLEQLEKWDGPYYSEKLKQELFNLDDEKLKPYFQLEKVLKGAFTIAGKLYGLTFTEIFDIDKYHDEVVTYEVTDANKELVAIFYADFFPRKGKRNGAWMTSFKTQFIKDGVNERPHISNVCNFTKPTETKPSLLTFNEVTTLFHEFGHGLHGMLANTTYPSLSGTSVYWDFVELPSQIMENWCYESEALALFATHYQTGEMIPMEYVTKIKESASFQEGMATMRQLSFGLLDMGWHGQDPTSITDLKAFETEQFADTQLYPEVAENAMSTSFSHIFQGGYSSGYYSYKWAEVLDADAFEYFQEKGIFNKEVADKFKDNILSKGGTEHPMILYKRFRGHEPSPDALLKRAGLI, from the coding sequence ATGAAAGTCTTAACTTCAAAATTCAATACTAAATACGATACTGCTCCTTTTTCTAAAATAAAGAATGAAGATTATCTACCCGCTTTTCTAGAAGGAATCGCATTGGCAAAAGCCGAAATTGACGCTATTGTCCAAAACAATGACACACCTACTTTTCAAAATACTATAGAGGCATTAGATTTTAGTGGATATACGCTAGATCGTCTTTCCAGTATTTTCTTCAATTTGAATTCGGCGGAAACCAATGATGAAATGCAAAAAATCGCTCAAGAAGTTTCTCCTTTACTCTCTGATTTTGGCAATGACATCACTCTTAATGCTGATTTATTTGCAAAAGTAAAAGCTATTTACGAACAAAAGGATAACTTGAACCTTAACCCAGAACAGTCTACATTACTAGACAAAAAATACAAAGGTTTCTCTAGAAATGGCGCCAATTTACCTGAAGACAAAAAGATCTTGCTTCGAGAAATAGACAAAGAACTGTCTAAAACAAGCCTTAAGTTTGGTGAAAATGTTTTAGCAGAAACACAAGGGTTTCAATTGCATATTATAGATGAAAGCGACTTATCCGGCTTACCTGAAGGAACTATAGAAGCTGCTCGTTCACTAGCCAAGAGCCAAGATAGTGATGGATGGATTTTTACCTTAGATTACCCAAGTTATGTTCCGTTTGTCACTTATTCAGATAAACGTGAACTTAGAAAGAAAATGGCAATCGCTTTTGGCGCCAAAGGTTTTCAAAACAACGAATTTGACAATCAGGAAAATGTACTTAAAATTGCCAAATTGCGTTTTGACAGAGCACAACTTTTAGGGTATGCAACACATGCTCATTTTGTATTGGAAGAGCGTATGGCCGAAAGTCCTGAAAAAGTAAAATCATTCTCTCATGATTTATTGGCAAAAGCCAAACCTGCCGCTTTAAAAGAATTTGCTGAATTATCTGCTTTCGCCAAAAAACTAGACGGACTTGAACAACTAGAAAAATGGGATGGACCATATTATTCGGAAAAATTAAAACAAGAATTATTTAATTTGGATGATGAAAAACTAAAACCGTATTTTCAACTAGAAAAAGTTTTAAAGGGTGCTTTTACCATTGCTGGAAAATTATATGGACTTACTTTTACTGAAATATTTGATATCGATAAATATCATGACGAAGTGGTGACTTATGAAGTTACTGATGCTAATAAGGAGTTAGTTGCTATTTTCTACGCTGATTTTTTCCCTCGAAAAGGAAAACGAAATGGTGCTTGGATGACTTCATTCAAAACCCAATTTATTAAAGATGGCGTAAACGAAAGACCACATATTTCTAATGTTTGTAATTTCACAAAACCTACTGAAACAAAACCTTCTTTATTAACTTTTAATGAAGTGACCACTTTGTTTCATGAATTTGGCCATGGATTACATGGAATGTTAGCCAATACTACTTATCCAAGTTTATCTGGAACATCAGTATATTGGGACTTTGTAGAGCTTCCAAGTCAAATCATGGAAAACTGGTGTTATGAGTCGGAAGCTTTAGCTTTATTCGCTACTCATTATCAAACTGGTGAAATGATTCCGATGGAATATGTTACTAAAATTAAAGAAAGTGCCAGTTTCCAAGAAGGGATGGCAACGATGCGACAATTGAGTTTTGGACTATTAGATATGGGATGGCATGGACAAGACCCTACATCAATTACTGATTTAAAAGCATTCGAAACAGAACAATTTGCCGATACGCAATTGTATCCTGAAGTAGCAGAAAATGCCATGAGCACTTCTTTTTCACACATCTTTCAAGGCGGATACTCATCAGGGTACTACAGCTACAAATGGGCCGAAGTTCTCGACGCAGATGCTTTTGAATATTTTCAAGAAAAAGGAATTTTCAACAAAGAAGTGGCTGATAAATTCAAAGACAATATCCTATCAAAAGGTGGCACCGAACACCCAATGATTTTATACAAACGTTTTAGAGGACACGAACCAAGTCCTGATGCTTTATTGAAAAGAGCTGGATTGATATAA
- a CDS encoding 5-(carboxyamino)imidazole ribonucleotide synthase has product MNYFSSDFKLGILGGGQLGKMMLFDTRKFDIQTYVLDPSEEAPSRIACDHFFQGDLMDFETVYNFGKKVDVLTFEIELVNLEALIKLENEGLKVYPSPKTLQLIQNKGIQKAFYAEHNIPTAPFKRFDNLKALVVKILDSKIKLPFVWKCTEFGYDGNGVKVIRQIADLDHLPNVECIAEEMVPFKNELAVIVCRSPSGEIKTYPVVEMEFHPEANQVEYVICPARIDDKVAANARTIALNVSEKFNHVGLLAVEMFQTEDDEILVNEVAPRPHNSGHYSIEASFTSQFENHIRAILNLPLGNTDSKVAGVMVNLVGEEGFSGNVVYENIDTILGWNGVTPHIYGKKQTRPFRKMGHVTIVNQNMNEARRIAENVKNTIRVIA; this is encoded by the coding sequence ATGAATTATTTTTCTTCTGATTTTAAATTGGGAATTCTAGGTGGTGGACAATTGGGTAAAATGATGCTATTCGATACCCGTAAATTTGACATACAAACCTATGTCTTAGATCCAAGTGAAGAAGCGCCAAGCCGAATAGCTTGTGATCATTTTTTTCAGGGTGATTTAATGGATTTTGAAACCGTTTATAATTTTGGAAAAAAAGTAGATGTGCTTACTTTTGAAATTGAACTTGTTAATCTAGAAGCTTTAATAAAACTAGAGAATGAAGGATTAAAAGTATACCCTTCGCCTAAAACGCTACAATTAATTCAAAACAAAGGAATTCAAAAAGCATTTTATGCTGAGCATAATATCCCAACCGCCCCGTTCAAGCGATTTGACAATTTAAAAGCCCTAGTAGTTAAAATTTTAGATTCTAAAATAAAATTGCCATTTGTATGGAAATGTACTGAGTTTGGTTATGATGGAAATGGAGTAAAAGTCATTCGTCAAATAGCTGATTTAGATCACCTGCCTAATGTAGAATGCATTGCCGAAGAAATGGTGCCTTTCAAAAACGAATTAGCTGTTATTGTTTGTCGCAGTCCTTCTGGTGAAATTAAAACGTATCCTGTAGTTGAAATGGAATTTCATCCGGAAGCCAATCAGGTAGAATACGTAATTTGCCCTGCTCGAATTGACGACAAAGTGGCTGCTAATGCTAGAACTATAGCTTTAAACGTTTCTGAAAAATTCAATCATGTTGGATTATTAGCAGTTGAAATGTTCCAAACAGAAGACGATGAAATACTAGTGAATGAAGTAGCACCAAGACCACACAATTCTGGACACTATTCTATTGAAGCTAGTTTTACTTCTCAGTTTGAAAACCACATTCGTGCCATACTCAATCTTCCTTTAGGAAATACAGATAGTAAAGTAGCTGGAGTTATGGTTAACTTAGTTGGCGAAGAAGGATTTTCTGGAAATGTTGTTTACGAAAACATTGACACTATTTTAGGATGGAACGGAGTTACCCCACATATTTACGGTAAAAAACAAACCCGTCCTTTTAGAAAAATGGGACATGTCACTATCGTAAACCAAAACATGAATGAAGCCAGAAGAATTGCTGAAAACGTGAAGAATACAATAAGAGTAATCGCATAA
- a CDS encoding glycoside hydrolase family 3 C-terminal domain-containing protein: MMNKKTMLSIFLLVAIVSCQTQRQLAFHKDSTKSFEERAQFIVSQMTLAEKVSQMTYESSAIGRLGIPEMNWWNECLHGVARAGTATVFPQGIGMSAMWDRKQMFKISTAISDEARAKHQEFTSRNKRGIYQGLTFWTPNINIFRDPRWGRGMETYGEDPYLTGELAVQFVKGLQGDDPKYYKLIATAKHFVVHSGPESERHSFNAEPNDFDMINTYSPQFEKVVKEAKVYSVMCAYNSYKGLPCCGNKALSDLLRNDWGFKGYIVSDCWAVKDFYDKGAHEVVATREEASAMAVKAGTDLNCGDSYPSLVKAIQQKLITEAELNISVERLIVARMKLGLFAPKGDVKFEKIPFSVVDSEVHRLLALESARKSLVLLKNENNILPLNKNLKKIAVIGPNANELDVLLGNYNGFPSNGITPFKGIQNKLPNTQVQFAQGCSLADGLPNLKTVPSAVLFADVSCKTAGLNAEYFSNLEFSGTPLHKRIDPEIDFIWKITAPFKDLSYDKYAARWTGYLSVPESGKYALGGEAFSSMKLYLDDKLVVEREDVHEPKKIYEFVELEAKKVYKIKLEYKQNNTEHAIMRFLWDTPNNDLEKEALAVAKESDVVVLCMGLSPMLEGEEMKVQVPGFSGGDRLDIKLPDTQTRLMKKLQELRKPMVLVMLNGSAVGINWENDNIPAIIESWYPGQAGGTAIADVIFGDYNPAGRLPLTFYKDIKDIPAFNDYSMKGKTYRYFKGAPLYDFGFGLSYSTFKYTNLDIKNEVITGEAVTINVDVTNSGKLDGDEVVQVYFTNPKADERETIRTLIGFDRIFLKASETKKVSFTIQPKQLAQFTNAGLKLNSGEILFSVGGMQPNAQREKEGKVMLKKINLVGTTVVY, translated from the coding sequence ATGATGAATAAAAAAACAATGCTATCAATATTCTTATTGGTAGCAATTGTCTCTTGTCAAACACAAAGGCAATTAGCATTTCATAAGGATTCTACTAAATCATTTGAAGAGCGAGCTCAATTTATAGTGTCGCAAATGACTCTAGCCGAAAAAGTATCTCAAATGACTTATGAATCTTCTGCTATCGGACGATTAGGGATTCCTGAGATGAATTGGTGGAATGAATGCCTTCATGGAGTGGCTCGCGCGGGTACGGCAACTGTTTTTCCACAAGGAATAGGGATGAGTGCGATGTGGGATCGCAAACAAATGTTTAAAATTTCTACTGCAATATCAGATGAAGCTAGAGCCAAGCATCAAGAATTTACTTCAAGAAATAAAAGAGGAATTTACCAAGGATTAACGTTCTGGACTCCCAATATCAATATTTTTAGGGACCCACGTTGGGGACGTGGTATGGAAACTTACGGTGAAGATCCTTATTTAACTGGGGAGTTAGCAGTACAGTTTGTAAAAGGGTTGCAAGGTGATGATCCTAAATATTATAAATTGATTGCTACGGCAAAGCATTTTGTAGTACATAGTGGACCAGAAAGTGAGCGACATAGTTTCAATGCGGAGCCAAATGATTTTGATATGATCAATACCTACAGTCCACAATTTGAAAAAGTCGTGAAAGAGGCCAAGGTCTATTCGGTCATGTGTGCTTACAACAGTTACAAAGGATTGCCTTGTTGTGGCAATAAAGCTTTGAGCGATTTGTTGCGCAACGATTGGGGTTTCAAAGGCTATATTGTTTCTGATTGTTGGGCGGTAAAAGATTTCTATGACAAAGGAGCACATGAAGTGGTAGCCACCAGAGAAGAAGCTTCGGCAATGGCAGTAAAAGCAGGAACCGATTTGAATTGTGGGGACTCTTATCCGTCATTAGTAAAAGCGATACAACAAAAATTAATCACCGAAGCAGAGCTAAATATTTCTGTTGAAAGATTGATTGTAGCTCGAATGAAACTGGGTCTTTTTGCTCCAAAAGGAGATGTGAAATTTGAAAAAATTCCGTTTAGTGTAGTAGATTCTGAGGTGCATAGATTATTAGCGCTGGAATCGGCTAGAAAGTCATTGGTGCTTTTGAAAAACGAAAATAACATTTTACCTCTAAACAAAAATCTAAAAAAAATAGCTGTTATTGGTCCAAATGCGAATGAATTAGATGTTTTACTCGGAAATTATAATGGGTTTCCATCAAACGGAATTACACCTTTCAAAGGAATTCAAAATAAATTACCAAATACTCAGGTGCAATTTGCTCAAGGATGTAGTCTTGCGGATGGTTTACCAAACTTAAAAACCGTTCCATCAGCTGTTTTGTTTGCGGATGTAAGTTGTAAAACAGCGGGTCTTAATGCCGAGTATTTTTCGAACTTAGAGTTCTCTGGAACACCTTTGCATAAGCGAATAGATCCAGAAATTGACTTTATTTGGAAAATTACAGCCCCTTTTAAAGACTTGAGTTATGATAAATATGCTGCCAGATGGACAGGATATTTGTCGGTTCCTGAATCTGGGAAATATGCGTTGGGTGGTGAAGCTTTTTCTAGTATGAAATTGTATCTTGATGACAAACTGGTGGTGGAACGAGAGGATGTTCATGAACCAAAAAAAATCTATGAATTCGTCGAATTAGAAGCCAAGAAAGTGTACAAAATTAAACTGGAATACAAACAAAACAATACGGAACATGCTATTATGCGTTTCTTGTGGGATACACCAAACAATGATCTTGAAAAGGAAGCTTTGGCCGTGGCCAAAGAGTCTGATGTGGTTGTTTTATGTATGGGTTTAAGTCCAATGCTGGAAGGCGAAGAAATGAAAGTGCAGGTGCCTGGTTTTTCAGGTGGGGATCGTTTGGATATTAAACTACCCGATACGCAAACGCGATTAATGAAAAAGCTACAGGAATTACGGAAACCAATGGTGTTGGTGATGCTCAACGGAAGCGCAGTGGGAATTAATTGGGAGAATGATAATATTCCTGCTATTATTGAAAGTTGGTATCCTGGACAAGCAGGAGGTACTGCAATTGCCGATGTTATTTTTGGAGATTACAACCCTGCGGGACGTTTGCCATTGACTTTTTATAAAGATATAAAGGATATTCCTGCTTTTAACGATTACAGCATGAAAGGGAAAACATACCGTTATTTTAAAGGTGCTCCTTTGTATGATTTCGGGTTTGGATTGAGTTATTCGACTTTTAAATATACAAATCTGGATATTAAAAATGAAGTGATTACGGGAGAAGCAGTCACGATAAATGTTGATGTGACAAACAGCGGTAAATTAGATGGCGATGAGGTCGTGCAAGTGTATTTTACAAATCCTAAAGCCGATGAAAGAGAAACTATAAGAACTTTGATTGGTTTTGACCGTATTTTTCTAAAAGCTTCAGAAACTAAAAAAGTATCTTTTACCATTCAGCCTAAGCAGTTAGCACAGTTTACAAATGCAGGTTTAAAATTGAATTCTGGCGAAATTCTGTTTTCGGTAGGAGGAATGCAACCCAATGCACAGCGTGAAAAAGAAGGCAAAGTAATGCTAAAAAAAATAAATTTAGTAGGAACTACAGTGGTGTATTAG